GCTGCATGCTTTGCCAACGCCCGAACGGCTGGCGCGCCGCCGGCATTCAGCTCCCCGCCGGGCGGCGCAGGTACGATGGCCACTTGTTGCCTATCCGGCGAGAACATCATGACCACCAGGCTGGCCGCCACGGCCAGGGTCGACCAAATCAGCGGTCGCTGCCAACGTCGCCATGACAAAAGGGGCGGATGGTCGTCGTTCCGCGGGGCGATCGACGTCGGTGACACCGTCTGCGAGGGCTGCAACATCTCGCGCTCGGCGCGGCGCAGCACGCGATCGGCGAAACCTCGCTCCAGCGATTGCCGCGGCAGGCCTTGCAAGCTCGCACGCAGGGCCGTTAGTTCCTCGAGCAATTGCCGGCTCTCAGGCTGCGTGGCAAGCAATCGCTCGGCGCGCAGCAACTCTTGGCCCGACAGCTCGCCATCGAGAAAGGCACTGATCAGTTCATCATCCGGAACGTTCGTCATGGAATTATGTTCGCGGTGGACCTCGGCGCGCTCAGCTAGGGCTTCTCGATCTGCAGGGTTTCCTTGAGCAGTTCGCGCATTTGCGCCCGCGCGCGGTGCAACCGGCTGCGGACCGTGCCGACCGGCAAGTCGAGCACCTCGGCGATCGTGTCGTAATCGCAGCCATCCATTTCGCGCATCACCAGTACAGTGCGGTATTCTTCGGCCAGCGACTGCAGGGCGGCTTGCACGCCTGCGGCCGTTTCTTGCTGTTCGATTCGCACACCCGGGCTCGCAGCGGCATCGGCCAGGTTGCCGGCGCGCAGGGCACCTTCGCCATCGAGCGATTGGTTGTTCTTCGTACGGCGGCGATGGCTGGCGGCGATGTTAAAGGCGATACGGTACAGCCACGTATAAAATGCGCTGGTGCGACGAAAGTCTTCGAGCTTGACGAAGGCCTGCACAAAGGCATCCTGCACCACGTCGTAGGCGTCTTCGTGGCGGCCGGAAATGTGCTTCATGGCGTGAAACAATCGGTCCTGGTACCGAGTGACGAGCTGACCAAACGCGTCGGGGCGGCCCGCCAGCGCATCGCGGATCAAACGATCGTCGTCGATTTCCAGACCCACGATTGAGACGTCCCCCGCCCGACCAAAGTTCCCGCACCTGGGCGAAAGATGGCCATAAAACCGGCCGCCCACCGGTCCCTCGATTCGACCGCGGCTTCCGCCCCCCGCGTCTCAATCATCCGGAAGCCCGGCGGGGAAGTCAAACCGGGCGGCTGTATGGCCTTCAATGCGTCAGGCCCGCTGATAAGATAGACTTGCTTGTTCGGGTCCCGTACGCCCCGGGACGCGCTGGGCGAATCGCGATCAACAGGCCTGTTTGTGCGCCGACGTGCACGTGATGCCAAGCCACGAGTATTCAAGGCGACCAGCAGGCCGAGCCGAGGGACCGGGATGCCACAGTTCAAGGTGGGAGACTTCGTAATACTGCGCGATGGCGGGCAGCCGATGAAGGTGGCGCGCGTGGGGACCGATTCCCAAGGGCATCCGCTAGTGAATTGCACCTGGTTCGCCGCCGGGCTATCGCAGGCGGGCGAGTTCCGGCCGGGGCAGTTGCGTGTCTATGCGCCCGAGTTGCCTGACGTAGCAAACCCGCCGCTGGGTAGTTGATTCGTCCAGCGACGCAGCAGGCCGAATACGGCGTTGCGAATTGTGCGCGGTTCGTTGGCCGTGGCTCGGTTCCGGGCCATCGTCCACAGCAGGACGGCGCCCACCAGATAGGACGACCAAAGCATGTGCCCCGCCGCGCGCGCCAGCGGGACGGTGAACAGCGCCAGGCCGACGATCCATACGAGTGCAACCGCGTGCTTAGAGATCTCAAAACGCGCTTGCGACATGATCACGGCCAGTGCCGGCACGACGGCGGTCAGGTGGTAGCTCCACACAACGGGCGAAAACCAGACCGTACAGAGCAGCAACAAAGCGATCTCGGCGCCCCAATCGGCGGGCGAAAGCGCGCTGGCCGGCCGCCGGAGGACGACGATCATCGCGGCAGCCAGCATGCCGAGAATCGCGGCGCTGGCGATCGAGAGTGCCTGCGGCGAGAGGTCGGCCACGGCCATCTCGGGAAATCCGCCGCGCGTCGTTAGCAGACGCCGCATGAAGACCAAGGTCGATTGGTTGGTGATGCGATCCTCGTCAACCCACGATTCGCCATGCATTTGATCGTTTACGGTGCCCATGGCGCCAGTATGGAAAAATGCCGCGTGCTCTTGCCACGATTGCTTTACGCCGAAAGCGGGCAGGCAGAGCGTGATATCGATCGCGATGACCAACAGCGTGGCGATCAGGGCCGGCTGCCATTTGCGCTTTAGCAGCAAGTAGCCGATGCCGATGACGGGGAGCAATTTCAACCAGACGGCGCACCCCAATAGCAGGCCACCGCGCCAATGCCGGCCACGGCTGGCTTGCACGAGGCCGGCCACCATCAGCCAGACCATCGCGACGTGAAACGCACCGATCAAAAACCCATCGGCCGCGATCGCGAGCGCCAAGAGCCCGGCCGCCATCGTGCCACGCGCGGCGTCGCGGGGATCGCTGGCCGGCAGGAGACCGTGACGGACGGTCGACAGCAGCGCGAACCAACTGCCGACATTCAGCAAGTAGTAGATCGCAGCGCCCAGCCACACGGGAAGCAGCGTGAATGCCAAGAAGGCGACGTCGACCGACGGCAGATAACGGTTCAGCGCCGTATAGGGATGCCGGAAACCATATTCGGATATGAACAGGGCACTGTTGATAAAGTCGAGATAGTCGCAACCCTGATTCGTAACGGCGCGCACGACCGCTAAGGGGAGCGCCGCCAGCACGACCGCTAACGTGATAAAGATTGCCAGGCGCGGCTGACAAAGGCGTGAGAGAATATCGGGGGGCGGCGAGGTACGGTCAGGATTGCGTCCGGTATCAGCAGGCTGATGCCGGACGCCGAGACCCTCGTGCGCTTCATCAGCGCGGGGCGCGGTAAGCAACAATAACGATGCAGCCAACGGGGCCATGTTTAATTCCGTCCTGACGCGGGCGCGACGAACGATCGACTGCCAGAGCAGTCAGCCTGTTCAGCACGGAACCACGTCAATAAACCAGGCCTGCCCCGAACAGTGGCCACAAGGTGTGGTCCACGTAGACGCTTAATAGAATCCCGAACTCACGCTGCGCCAGACTTCATCGCTCGAAGTATTGCCGTGCTGTCATTGAACCTGCTGGCATTTCCCTAACCATGGCAGCGCGGCAATCAGCGATCGTTGCGGCTGACCTAGTACCAGGAATCGAGAGCGAAGGTCAAGGGGAATTCGCGTCGGGGTGACCGCTGCCGGAGAAACGCCGGGGTAAACTGCCCCGGGGGCGAATGCCCCGGTTATGCCTGGCAAATGTGGAATTACTTGCTCGGCCTAGGCTCTACCAGCACTGTCAACTCGGACCGTGGAATTCGATGCGCGTTTCTTGCACGCGCTGGCCGATGAAAATATCGCGACGCTCGACTTTGCCAGGTAGCATTTGTAACGCGCGCTCGTGCCGGTCCGCGTCGGGCAGTGGCACGTGTATAAGGATGATCTTTCCCTGGGGGGCCGTGACGCGCGCGATTTCGGCCAGGGCGTTCGTCGAAAGGGGCGTCCGTTCGACGATGACCTGCGAAACGCTGCCATTAGCCAAAGGAATACTGTCCGCCCGACCGACGATCAAATTCGGAATCGGCTGGCCGCGCTCGGGCCCCAAGGTCTTGACGCGACTGCGATTGAGGTTCACGGCCCCCGGATGCCGTCCCTCCCCCCCGATGTCGAGCGTAATCGTCATGGATTCCCAGAACGGACGGCAAATGTCAAAAAATTCAGTGCATTGAAATTGAACTGCAGGGCGATTTGATTATAGAGTTGAATAGTGGGGGATAACGAAGGCAAGGACGCATTGGTCGCTCAGGTAAAGGAGCCGATGTCGTGCAGCATTCCCATCTCAAGTCGAACCGCCTGGATGTCTTCGGGGATTCGATGCTAAACAAGCTGACTGCTCGCAGCCGCCGCCAGCGGAAACGTCAAGCGAGCAAAAAGCGTCGCGCGGCATGGCCCGCTCGCGGCTACGACATGTTCGACGATTAACATGTCGCTCCGGGATCAGATCTTTTTGCGTCTGACTCCGCGCGCCGTGGTTTGATCGAACGGCTCTACTCGCCTCGCAGCGTAGCCACAATCGGTGCGCGCATTGCCGCGCGCACGGCGAATAGCCCGGCCGCTAGACCGACGATCAATACCAGGCCGAGCGTGGCGATGATCGAGAGCCAGGGCAAATGGGCGCCGCCCGGCGCGAGGTGAGGAAAGACGGCCACGAGCGCCGCCAGGGTGCCAATCCCCAGCCCGCCGACGAGCAGTATTGCGTTTTCCCACAGGACGAGTTGCGCGATCAGCAGGCGCCGAAAGCCCGCGGCGCGTAACAAAGCGAGCTCAGCGCGGCGTTCGACAATATTGCGCAATTGCACGGCGGCCAGTCCGAAGGTGCCCAGTAGCAGCCCCAGGCCGCCCAGGCTTTGAAACGTCGATAGATACGTATTTTGCACCGAGTAATATTCGGCCAGGCGTTCGGTCGCCGGTTCGGCATCG
The Pirellulales bacterium genome window above contains:
- a CDS encoding sigma-70 family RNA polymerase sigma factor; amino-acid sequence: MGLEIDDDRLIRDALAGRPDAFGQLVTRYQDRLFHAMKHISGRHEDAYDVVQDAFVQAFVKLEDFRRTSAFYTWLYRIAFNIAASHRRRTKNNQSLDGEGALRAGNLADAAASPGVRIEQQETAAGVQAALQSLAEEYRTVLVMREMDGCDYDTIAEVLDLPVGTVRSRLHRARAQMRELLKETLQIEKP
- a CDS encoding glycosyltransferase family 87 protein, whose protein sequence is MAPLAASLLLLTAPRADEAHEGLGVRHQPADTGRNPDRTSPPPDILSRLCQPRLAIFITLAVVLAALPLAVVRAVTNQGCDYLDFINSALFISEYGFRHPYTALNRYLPSVDVAFLAFTLLPVWLGAAIYYLLNVGSWFALLSTVRHGLLPASDPRDAARGTMAAGLLALAIAADGFLIGAFHVAMVWLMVAGLVQASRGRHWRGGLLLGCAVWLKLLPVIGIGYLLLKRKWQPALIATLLVIAIDITLCLPAFGVKQSWQEHAAFFHTGAMGTVNDQMHGESWVDEDRITNQSTLVFMRRLLTTRGGFPEMAVADLSPQALSIASAAILGMLAAAMIVVLRRPASALSPADWGAEIALLLLCTVWFSPVVWSYHLTAVVPALAVIMSQARFEISKHAVALVWIVGLALFTVPLARAAGHMLWSSYLVGAVLLWTMARNRATANEPRTIRNAVFGLLRRWTNQLPSGGFATSGNSGA
- a CDS encoding DUF2158 domain-containing protein, encoding MPQFKVGDFVILRDGGQPMKVARVGTDSQGHPLVNCTWFAAGLSQAGEFRPGQLRVYAPELPDVANPPLGS